A window of the Lactuca sativa cultivar Salinas chromosome 5, Lsat_Salinas_v11, whole genome shotgun sequence genome harbors these coding sequences:
- the LOC111878415 gene encoding uncharacterized protein LOC111878415 → MNAQLNINISYHQAWRAKQYALLSLRGKKEDSFTKLPAYCHNLAKHNPGTVTHIKTDVDDRFEFLYVALGCSVRAFVNFCKPTLVVDGAHLKGEFKGTMLLAVTKDGQNQILPVAYGICKNECTDSWTWFFQKLRDCIGNMQELTIISDRSPSIATSVANIFPHAHHGICGVHLYFNIVSRFGKSKTVKGIFWEACRAYTVDAFDVAMDVMKKTKEPIWEYLKSITPETWSRAHFKGNRYNLMSSNSAESINALSRHARKVPILMLIDFFRATMQQWWFQRRNFAAEATTTLTPWADEVIKENKKTFTKWVVRMISNTKCEVKKGAQNVIVDFQHMTCTCRHWQLDGIPCGHVIRCLTVNNYQDCSRFALNAYLTETLRKTYEESINPLPKPSEWEIPDDLMIVKPPIMDKRQPGRPRNTDRIPSQGEGPIIKECSTCGQLGHTRNNCTGRASGSRAGHIISTAEMTYNIGGSAGCSQTHNADFDIKQP, encoded by the exons atgaatgctcaattgaatatcaatatctcataccatcaggcatggcgtgcgaagcaatatgcattgttgtcgttaaggggtaagaaagaggattcttttaccaaacttccggcgtattgtcacaacttggccaaacataatccgggtactgtcacacatattaaaacagatgttgatgatcggtttgagtttttgtacgtcgcactcggttgctcg gtacgagcttttgtcaatttttgtaagccgaccctagtagtagatggagctcacctaaagggcgagttcaaaggtaccatgctacttgcagttactaaggacggacaaaatcaaatattaccggttgcatatggtatatgcaaaaatgagtgtactgattcttggacatggttttttcaaaaactacgtgattgcataggaaatatgcaggagcttacaattatatctgataggtctccatctatagcaacatccgttgccaacatttttcctcacgctcatcatggaatatgtggtgtccatttgtatttcaacatagtatctagattcggcaagagtaagacggttaaaggaattttttgggaggcgtgtagggcgtacacagttgatgcttttgatgttgccatggatgttatgaaaaagacaaaagaaccaatatgggagtacttaaaaagtataactccagaaacctggtcaagggcacattttaaagggaaccgatacaatcttatgtcgtccaacagtgcggagtctataaatgcattatctagacacgcacgtaaggtgccaatacttatgttgattgatttttttcgtgctacaatgcaacaatggtggtttcaaagacgtaactttgcag cggaagcaacaacaacacttaccccttgggcggatgaagttataaaagaaaacaagaaaacttttaccaaatgggttgttcgcatgatctcaaatacgaaatgcgaggtcaaaaagggggcacaaaatgtgattgttgattttcaacatatgacatgtacatgtaggcattggcaacttgatgggataccttgtggtcatgtcataagatgtttaacagtgaacaattaccaagactgctcgaggtttgcattaaatgcttaccttaccgaaacactgaggaaaacatatgaggaatcaataaaccctctgccgaagccatccgaatgggagatccccgatgatttgatgattgttaagccacctataatggataaacgtcagccaggcaggccaagaaacacagaccgcattccatcccaaggcgagggtccaattataaaagagtgttctacatgtggtcaactaggacacacgagaaataattgtactggaagggcgtctggtagcagagcaggtcacataatttctactgcagaaatgacatataatattggtggttcagcgggttgctcacaaacccataacgctgattttgatataaaacaaccttga